Below is a genomic region from Raphanus sativus cultivar WK10039 chromosome 4, ASM80110v3, whole genome shotgun sequence.
ATATCCCATAAGAGTTCAACTTTTTACAAGGCCAAAAGCTTCCATAAAAAACAGGAAGTGGTACTAACAACCATAGGTCAACACTCATAAGAAAGCGGACTATCAAAAAAGTTACCTACATCCTTCTAGCCATCAGATGACACTCTTTCACTCACATACATGTGATCCAACCATCTCGGGTGACCCAACACCACATACGATTGGTGAAAACCCAAACGCCTAACACTCTGCGCGATGAAAGAAGCACATCTGACCTCCGCAAAGGAACCAATCCTTAATTCCCATGCCTCAAATTCTTCCAGCTCCCTACCAATTTCTGAAACTTCAAATTGTAGGGCAGGCCACATAACAGGCTTCTGAACTGCCTCAACAAGATCACCAAATGCTGAAACAAAGataacctttttcttttttcagatTTTTCATGTTCTCTAGGACCCATAGCCAAACCTGAAGCTTTGCCTCGCACCAAATGCAATAgcctaataaataaataaattaaaaaaccaCATCACCCTTTTATTCCTCCACTCTTgcctttcttttttgtttgttcaccaAGACTCTTAAGCTTCTTCCTTTCCCTTGTCGTGACCTGCAAACCAAAAACACAATTTCATTATTCCTTCGCGATTGCTTGTGTTTGTATCAGAAGTAAAATCTCGCATAAGCCATGACAGGTATTCAAATTTTgctattataattataaatttgatcatCAATCCAACTCTTACTAAATTTTACGACATGAAATTTTTAGGAATTTCTACACGAAAAAACAAAGTGTAAATCAGGAGCTGAGAAGGaaagagaaaggaaaagaaaaaacgaagaaaaaagaggaaaaaTCTCTAGCCAATTCTATGTTAATGTATgttacaaaatcaaaatcacatGAAGCTAACGAGTGTATTGGAGCTGGTGATGAAAATCATATTTAGAGGATGATAAGATAGAGGAAACTATAGATAAGTctgagaaagagaagaacaaGAGTAAAGAAGACGCTGTCAATcttgaagaacaagaagagattttggataaatctgaTCCTGCAAATTGGAAAATAATTGATCAGAGTTTGAAAGATTTCCTAGTGAGATTAGGTCCTCTGAAAAGAGCACATGAAGACTATGTTTTTCCAAAGAATGATCATGGGAGACATTTTTCTCGTAAGTATTGCAAAAGAGAGTTGAAAAATGGAGATAAACAAGATCGGAGCTGGTTACTTTATTGAGTGATATCAGACAAAGCATATTTCTTTTGCTGCAAGTTGTTTGGTCGGGATCAAGAAGTCAACCAGTTTTCAAGCAAAGGGTTTAATGATTGGAAAAATATCTGACTAAGACTGAGTCAAAATAAAACTAGTTATTACCATATTGTGTGGAGCTAGAACTTAGATTAAGGAAGAAGCAGACCATTGATAAGTGTCTTCAAGAAGAAATCAGTAAAgaaagaaaccattggagagcTGAGAATATTTTCATTGGTAACAACTCTTGCTAAGCAGAATATAGCATTTTGTGGGACTAAAGAGAAGCTTGGTCAGAAAAACAATGGAAACTTTCTGACTTTTGTTGAATCGTATGGAGTTTTGATCCAATCATGCAAGAGCATATCAGGCTGATTAAGGAAGGTCAGACTCACTATCATTATTTAAGCAACATGATTCAAGATGAGTTGATTTTTATGCTAGGACGTGAGGTTCAACTTAGGATTATCAAGAAAATTCAAGAGGCAAAGTATTTTTCGGTTATTCTTGATTGCACTCCATATAAGAGTCATAAAGAACAGATGAGtctttgacccaaaaaaaaaaagaacagatgagtcttgttATCAGATGTGTGGATGTCTCTGTGGCTAAGACACAAGTTGAAGAAATTTTTGTGACATTCTTAGAAGTTGCAGATAAATCTGGAGAAGGACTTTTTGAGTTGCTTTGTGATACGTTGGCTGGTCTCAATTTGAATATTGATGATGTGAGAGGGCAAGGATATGACAATGGATCTATATGAAGGGAAACACAAAGGAGCACAAAAAAGATTGCTGGATATCAACTCACGAGCACTTTTAATGCGTTGTGGTTGTCATAGTCTTAACTTGACACTTTGCCATATGGCTAAATCATCTAAAAAGGCGATTGCTTTCTTTGGAATCATTCAACGGATGTATAATTTCTTTTCAGCATCTACAATTAGGTGGTAGATATTTAAGGAGATGGTAGGAAGATATTCATTATCTGAAACTCGTTGGGAAAGTCGTATTGAAAGTGTTCGAGCAATTCGTTTTCAGGCTCCCAAAATAAGAGATGCGTTAGATACTTGGAAGAAATTGTAATGATCCCAAAGCTCGCAGCAATTCTGAAGTTCTTGCTACAAGTAAAACTCATGGAATTGGAGGATTTGAGTTCTTATTTTCTTTGGTCATTTTGTATGATCTTCTATTTGCCGTTAATACGGTAAGTAAGGCACTGCAGTCAGATCATATTGATATTGATGATGCTGTTGTGCAATTGAAAGGGTTGgttttatatttgaataacTACAGAGAAGTTGGATTTGATAAAGCAAAAGAAGAAGCTATGATTATTGCAGAATCAATGGAGATTGAGCCAAATTTTCCAGTTCAACGAAACCgcattattaaaagaaaaaaacattttgatgaGGAGAATCAAGAAGATGATGAGTCTGAGATGCTGAGTGAGGAAGAAATGTTTAGGGTTGGTTTTTTTCTAAGTATCGTGGATCAGGCTATTGTATCTCTTCAGATGAGGTTTGAACAATTTGATGAATATGGGAAAATTTTGGATTCTTGTTTGATCCAAAGAAGCTGAGATCAGCATCAGATGATGGTTTAAAGACATCATGTATCAACCTTGAAAACTGTCTTAAACATGGTGAGATCTCAGACATTGATGGAAATCATTTATTCCTAGAACTCAGGGTTTTGGAAATGTTTTACCAGACGAGATCACAAAGGCCATTGATGTGTTAGACTTTATAAAAAGGTATGAAGTTTGCTTCTATCCAAATACTTTTCTTTCATATAGAGTAATGTTAACGATTCCAGTTTCAGTCAGCCGAAAGAAGTTTTTCTAAGTTAAAGTTAATAAAATCTTACTGGAGGTCAAGTATGTCAGAAGATCGATTGAATGGTTTGGAAATGTTATCAATTGAGAGGGATATGGTTGGAAAACTTGACTATCAAAGTTTGATGAACGACTTTGCAGAGAAAAATGCAAGAAGAAGAATTTTTCAGAAGATATAAACTATCAgtccatttgtttttttttgatgtatgaaaacttatgttttatcaatggtttagtactttatatatgaaattatgttTATGAGTTTGTGTTTGAGATATTTTTATGATGTAATGTATAGACCCCCATTTTTCGTTTTTGTTTCAAGCCCCCAAAGTTTCAGGACCGGCCCTGGTTCTATGGGATGATTTGTCAAAAAAGCTGTTGAGAAAAACATAGCTGAACTAGTCTGTGTTATTGTAGCTTTTAGAACTGTTCTATATATTGGCGAAAGAACTCATTAAGTCAAGGAAAGAAAGAATCAGCTATGTGTAAGATCATCTAGACGTGAATACTCAAAGGTTAATTATAGTTATGCTTGGTACATATCAAGTTATTTATCATGTGGTTATGTCGTGTTCAGACTATGTACTTTCAAAGATAGTTCTGTTGTTAGCAGAATGATTGGAGAATTTAAGTTTGTTGCAGAAAACATTTGTTGTGTTAAACTAATTTCATAGTGGagatgtaatatatatttacaattaaatatataatttatataattattattataacatacaaatttatatagaaattacttataaaagtattaaattacgaaaagaatataaaatctttacaaaattttcaattttctaaattttatgttttatatgaacattttaactaattttaaaatatatggaaCATATAGTTTTGctaatctttattttttctttatattatgtaaaatatatttttaaacaaactttTATAGTTTTCTAGATTCAATTGTATTGAAAAAGTGTATAAAATATGTGTAAATATATGTCGCAAATATCTATAAAACTTTTGTGTACCCGAATTTTTAGATATCAAtaactttttgaataaaaaaaataaaaatttttttttgtaaaaatatggaataaatcataaaaactaaaattatgatAACATATTATTCATGCCCATCCTTGATTCTTTAATTCTTAGTGGAATCCAAAAATGCggcaaaaataaatcatatagaTATAGGCAATAGAATAATAAATCAAAGACATTTTTCTTATCTTGATCtgtagatattttttttgtttccttaccATAAAAGTGGTCAGAGAGTTACCAAATTTTCATTCAATTTGTCAATTCTTACTTAAAATATGATCATTCAGGATATATACAAACATTAACATAGGATAAATACAAACATCAACATATCAGATAGTCTCAGTCGTTTGACTATGAATATTTACCCTATGTTATAGTACTGTTTTATCAATTATTAATAGACACAGTTTCTCTAATCCAGACACAACTCTCTCTTATCGAGTAGTCAACACACATCACTCTCTCCTCTATCTCTGCCAATTCCATCTCTCGACTAGTTTCATTCTTCCTGTGAAAATGACAAGATCTCATATGGGCCTCCTTTGTCTCCTCCTCTCCCTACTGAACATCGCCACTTCTCAGGATGATGCGACAATCATGCAAACCCTCAGATTGAGTCTGAAACTCACATCACACGGCAACTGGTCAAAGTCTAACCCTTGCGAATGGGACCACGTCCAGTGCGACGGAAGCAACCGGGTCACGAAGATCCAGTTCACGCAGAACGGGATCCAAGGGACTCTCCATCCTGATATCGGGAAGCTCACTGAGCTCAGTCGTCCTCGAGTTATTCTCCAACGATATCTTTGGTTCAATTCCAGATCTCTCGGGTCTAAAGCATTTACAGACGCTGAATCTTCACGACAATCTCTTCGATTTGGCGCCGACGAACCTCTTCTACGGGATGAACTCGCTACAAGAAGTCAACATCGACAACAATCCCTTTCCTGCTTGGGAGATTCCGGAGACTGTCAAAGAATTGAAGTCTCTCAAGAACTTATCTCTAATCAACTGCAACGTCACGGGTTCGATTCCTGATTTCTTCAGCTCCGAGACGCTCCCGAGCCTTGCCTCTTTAAAGCTTTCTCGGAATAACTTACACGGAGTGTTGCCTTTGAGCTTGGCGGGCTCGTCGTTGCAGCAGCTCTATCTCAACGGGCAGAAGCTCAACGGTTCAATCTCGGTGTTGCAGAACATGACATCTCTCGTCGAGATTGATCTGCAAGGCAACGAATTTTCAGGTCCCATCCCTGATCTCTCTGGTCTAAAGCATTTACAGACGCTGAATCTTCAAGACAATCTCTTCAACTCGAATCCGGAGACTCTCTTCTCCAAGATGAACTCATTACAAGAAATGTACCTTGACAACAACCCTTTCCCTTCGTGGGGGATTCCTGAGACCGTTAAGGAAGCGACGTCTCTCAAGAATCTCTCCCTCGCCAACTGCAGCCTCACAGGTTTGATTCCTGATTTCTTCAGATCTGAGACGCTCCCGAGACTCGTTTCGTTAAGGCTATCTCGGAACAATCTCTATGGAGGGTTGCCTGAGAGCTTAGGACGCTCGTCGTTAGAGCAACTCTATCTCGACTGGCAGCATCTCAACGGGTCAATCTCGGTGTTACAGAGCATGACTTCTCTCGTCGAGTTTAATATCCGAGATAATTTCTTTTCAGGTTTCATCCCTGATCTCTCTGGTTTGCAGTCTCTAAAACTGTTCGATGTTAGAGATAATTACCTCACCGGCCTTGTCCCACCGTCGCTCACTGCTCTCAAAAATCTCACTGTCGTGAATTTAAGTAATAACTACATTCAAGGACCGATGCCGTTATTCCAGAACTCAGTCAAAGTTGATGCAATTTCGGGTAGATTCTGTCAGGAGACTCCTGGTACTCCGTGTGATCCACAAGTCCAGATATTGATTTCTATAGCTGAGTCGTTTGGATTTCCGTTGAAGCTTGCCAAGGGTTAGAAAGGGAATGATTCGTGTGTTAGATGGCTCGGGATTAATTGTTATGAAAGTGACATTATAGGGATTAGCCTATATAATCAGGAGCTCACGGGTTCGATATCTCTGAGTTTTGCTAATCTTATACTTCCTTGGAATGGATCGATCTTTCTAATAACAACCTCACCGGAAGTATACCAACAGAGCTTACCACTTTGCCTAAGCTTAGAATACTAGATGTGTCTAACAACAATATCAACGGTGATGTCCCGAAGTTCAGCGGAAGTGTGAATGTGGTGACTACTGGTAACCCTAACATCGGAACGAAGGGCCTGTTTTCACTGACTGGTTGAACTATTGCAAAAAAAGAATAAAGGAACTCTTgcaaaaaaagaataaagataactttttgaaattcccatttaaaaactaaatgaaattaataaaagaaactgaaa
It encodes:
- the LOC108829608 gene encoding receptor-like kinase TMK3 codes for the protein MTRSHMGLLCLLLSLLNIATSQDDATIMQTLRLSLKLTSHGNWSKSNPCEWDHVQCDGSNRVTKIQFTQNGIQGTLHPDIGKLTELSHLSGLKHLQTLNLHDNLFDLAPTNLFYGMNSLQEVNIDNNPFPAWEIPETVKELKSLKNLSLINCNVTGSIPDFFSSETLPSLASLKLSRNNLHGVLPLSLAGSSLQQLYLNGQKLNGSISVLQNMTSLVEIDLQGNEFSGPIPDLSGLKHLQTLNLQDNLFNSNPETLFSKMNSLQEMYLDNNPFPSWGIPETVKEATSLKNLSLANCSLTGLIPDFFRSETLPRLVSLRLSRNNLYGGLPESLGRSSLEQLYLDWQHLNGSISVLQSMTSLVEFNIRDNFFSGFIPDLSGLQSLKLFDVRDNYLTGLVPPSLTALKNLTVVNLSNNYIQGPMPLFQNSVKVDAISGRFCQETPGTPCDPQVQILISIAESFGFPLKLAKG